In Methanosarcina barkeri MS, a single window of DNA contains:
- a CDS encoding Yip1 family protein — protein MNYFTAFMDVLLKPSEFFRKISPENNFIHALIFSIVFLLITTLVGDFFETIYIIEELTIPGTIFFTEMLHLLVINASFTMGNIISFKLLGGEGSYKDTFIIMAYSTAVMPIEYLPMSPINILMGIYWVHICSRGGQFVHNLSYWKSFFTVLAGSFVFSFLFDFTIIGFFYAL, from the coding sequence ATGAATTATTTTACTGCATTTATGGATGTGTTGCTGAAACCTTCAGAATTCTTCAGAAAAATTTCCCCTGAGAATAATTTTATTCATGCTTTGATTTTCAGCATAGTATTTCTGTTAATTACAACATTGGTAGGAGACTTTTTTGAAACTATATACATAATTGAAGAATTGACAATTCCCGGAACGATCTTTTTTACAGAAATGCTACACCTTTTGGTTATTAATGCATCTTTTACAATGGGTAATATTATCTCATTTAAACTGCTAGGAGGTGAAGGAAGTTATAAAGACACCTTCATTATAATGGCCTACTCAACTGCGGTTATGCCTATAGAATATTTACCAATGTCTCCGATAAATATACTGATGGGTATTTACTGGGTACATATTTGCAGCCGGGGAGGACAGTTTGTTCATAACTTGAGCTATTGGAAGTCATTCTTTACTGTATTGGCAGGGTCATTTGTCTTTTCGTTTCTGTTCGATTTCACAATAATTGGCTTCTTTTATGCTTTATGA
- a CDS encoding protease inhibitor I42 family protein has translation MQELEVLPPINAKVGDIFEISIPSNPSSTGYNCLLSKMPDCVYFVESTYIPDEPVMTGKGGTSKFKFVAVEKGEGPIIFHSVKFSHPLDILEPNPMQQRFVIVE, from the coding sequence ATGCAAGAATTAGAAGTATTGCCACCTATAAATGCGAAAGTTGGAGATATATTCGAAATTTCAATACCGTCGAATCCTTCTTCTACGGGCTACAACTGCTTACTGTCAAAGATGCCAGATTGTGTTTACTTTGTAGAGTCAACGTACATACCCGATGAACCTGTCATGACAGGAAAAGGTGGAACCAGCAAGTTCAAGTTTGTTGCAGTCGAGAAAGGTGAAGGCCCAATTATTTTCCATAGCGTAAAGTTCTCTCATCCTCTGGATATATTGGAACCTAATCCTATGCAACAACGGTTTGTTATAGTAGAGTAA